TGATGCTACTGTCAGGAGGATGGTGGCGTCGAGCATAGCGACTCGCGTTGCTGCGACCCATGGCCGCTGGTAGATGAGGTTAAGCAGCACTACGCCGAGAGCCCCTACCTGACTGAAACTGTTGGCTTTGCCGAGCAAAGAGGGACGAAAGTCCCGCAACTTCGCCATCTTGTACAGGATTGCAGCGGAGAGCAGCATCCCAATATCCCGGCCGAAAACAAGAACCGTAACGCGCGGATCCAGAATCCTCATTCGGGTGAGGGCGAGAAAAAGCGAGCTGAGCAGAAGCTTGTCAGCGATGGGATCGAGATATTGTCCAAGCATGGTGCGTAGGCGGAGCCATCGTGCCAGAAGTCCGTCCATTGCATCCGTTACGGCGGCCATCAGAAACAAAACGAAGGCCATTTCAAATCGACGTTCCAAAACGGCGAGTATGATGAGTGGAACCAGGAAAATCCGCAGAATCGTGAGAAGGTTCGGGGCCATGCGCAACGGATGCCCTCGCCACGCATTTGCGA
This portion of the Acidicapsa acidisoli genome encodes:
- a CDS encoding CDP-alcohol phosphatidyltransferase family protein codes for the protein MSTSPDVTGLNVQSLANAWRGHPLRMAPNLLTILRIFLVPLIILAVLERRFEMAFVLFLMAAVTDAMDGLLARWLRLRTMLGQYLDPIADKLLLSSLFLALTRMRILDPRVTVLVFGRDIGMLLSAAILYKMAKLRDFRPSLLGKANSFSQVGALGVVLLNLIYQRPWVAATRVAMLDATILLTVASGFHYAWVASTRISKLSDSEADSGSAST